One Homo sapiens chromosome 3, GRCh38.p14 Primary Assembly genomic window carries:
- the PARP3 gene encoding protein mono-ADP-ribosyltransferase PARP3 isoform a (isoform a is encoded by transcript variant 4), with protein sequence MAPKPKPWVQTEGPEKKKGRQAGREEDPFRSTAEALKAIPAEKRIIRVDPTCPLSSNPGTQVYEDYNCTLNQTNIENNNNKFYIIQLLQDSNRFFTCWNRWGRVGEVGQSKINHFTRLEDAKKDFEKKFREKTKNNWAERDHFVSHPGKYTLIEVQAEDEAQEAVVKVDRGPVRTVTKRVQPCSLDPATQKLITNIFSKEMFKNTMALMDLDVKKMPLGKLSKQQIARGFEALEALEEALKGPTDGGQSLEELSSHFYTVIPHNFGHSQPPPINSPELLQAKKDMLLVLADIELAQALQAVSEQEKTVEEVPHPLDRDYQLLKCQLQLLDSGAPEYKVIQTYLEQTGSNHRCPTLQHIWKVNQEGEEDRFQAHSKLGNRKLLWHGTNMAVVAAILTSGLRIMPHSGGRVGKGIYFASENSKSAGYVIGMKCGAHHVGYMFLGEVALGREHHINTDNPSLKSPPPGFDSVIARGHTEPDPTQDTELELDGQQVVVPQGQPVPCPEFSSSTFSQSEYLIYQESQCRLRYLLEVHL encoded by the exons ATGGCTCCAAAGCCGAAGCCCTGGGTACAGACTGAGGGCCCTGAGAAGAAGAAGGGCCggcaggcaggaagggaggaggacCCCTTCCGCTCCACCGCTGAGGCCCTCAAGGCCATACCCGCAGAGAAGCGCATAATCCGCGTGGATCCAACATGTCCACTCAGCAGCAACCCCGGGACCCAG gtgTATGAGGACTACAACTGCACCCTGAACCAGACCAACAtcgagaacaacaacaacaagttcTACATCATCCAGCTGCTCCAAGACAGCAACCGCTTCTTCACCTGCTGGAACCGCTGGGGCCGTGTG GGAGAGGTCGGCCAGTCAAAGATCAACCACTTCACAAGGCTAGAAGATGCAAAGAAGGACTTTGAGAAGAAATTTCGGGAAAAGACCAAGAACAACTGGGCAGAGCGGGACCACTTTGTGTCTCACCCGGGCAAGTACACACTTATCGAAGTACAGGCAGAGGATGAGGCCCAGGAAGCTGTGGTGAAG GTGGACAGAGGCCCAGTGAGGACTGTGACTAAGCGGGTGCAGCCCTGCTCCCTGGACCCAGCCACGCAGAAGCTCATCACTAACATCTTCAGCAAGGAGATGTTCAAGAACACCATGGCCCTCATGGACCTGG ATGTGAAGAAGATGCCCCTGGGAAAGCTGAGCAAGCAACAGATTGCACGGGGTTTCGAGGCCTTGGAGGCGCTGGAGGAGGCCCTGAAAGGCCCCACGGATGGTGGCCAAAGCCTGGAGGAGCTGTCCTCACACTTTTACACCGTCATCCCGCACAACTTCGGCCACAGCCAGCCCCCGCCCATCAATTCCCCTGAGCTTCTGCAGGCCAAGAAGGACATGCTGCTG GTGCTGGCGGACATCGAGCTGGCCCAGGCCCTGCAGGCAGTCTCTGAGCAGGAGAAGACGGTGGAGGAGGTGCCACACCCCCTGGACCGAGACTACCAGCTTCTCAAGTGCCAGCTGCAGCTGCTAGACTCTGGAGCACCTGAGTACAAG GTGATACAGACCTACTTAGAACAGACTGGCAGCAACCACAGGTGCCCTACACTTCAACACATCTGGAAAGTAAACCAAGAAGGGGAG GAAGACAGATTCCAGGCCCACTCCAAACTGGGTAATCGGAAGCTGCTGTGGCATGGCACCAACATGGCCGTGGTGGCCGCCATCCTCACTAGTGGGCTCCGCATCATGCCACATTCTGGTGGGCGTGTTGGCAAGGGCATCTACTTTGCCTCAGAGAACAGCAAGTCAGCTGGATATG TTATTGGCATGAAGTGTGGGGCCCACCATGTCGGCTACATGTTCCTGGGTGAGGTGGCCCTGGGCAGAGAGCACCATATCAACACGGACAACCCCAGCTTGAAGAGCCCACCTCCTGGCTTCGACAGTGTCATTGCCCGAGGCCACACCGAGCCTG ATCCGACCCAGGACACTGAGTTGGAGCTGGATGGCCAGCAAGTGGTGGTGCCCCAGGGCCAGCCTGTGCCCTGCCCAGAGTTCAGCAGCTCCACATTCTCCCAGAGCGAGTACCTCATCTACCAGGAGAGCCAGTGTCGCCTGCGCTACCTGCTGGAGGTCCACCTCTGA
- the GPR62 gene encoding G-protein coupled receptor 62, whose protein sequence is MANSTGLNASEVAGSLGLILAAVVEVGALLGNGALLVVVLRTPGLRDALYLAHLCVVDLLAAASIMPLGLLAAPPPGLGRVRLGPAPCRAARFLSAALLPACTLGVAALGLARYRLIVHPLRPGSRPPPVLVLTAVWAAAGLLGALSLLGTPPAPPPAPARCSVLAGGLGPFRPLWALLAFALPALLLLGAYGGIFVVARRAALRPPRPARGSRLHSDSLDSRLSILPPLRPRLPGGKAALAPALAVGQFAACWLPYGCACLAPAARAAEAEAAVTWVAYSAFAAHPFLYGLLQRPVRLALGRLSRRALPGPVRACTPQAWHPRALLQCLQRPPEGPAVGPSEAPEQTPELAGGRSPAYQGPPESSLS, encoded by the coding sequence ATGGCCAACTCCACAGGGCTGAACGCCTCAGAAGTCGCAGGCTCGTTGGGGTTGATCCTGGCAGCTGTCGTGGAGGTGGGGGCACTGCTGGGCAACGGCGCGCTGCTGGTCGTGGTGCTGCGCACGCCGGGACTGCGCGACGCGCTCTACCTGGCGCACCTGTGCGTCGTGGACCTGCTGGCGGCCGCCTCCATCATGCCGCTGGGCCTGCTGGCCGCACCGCCGCCCGGGCTGGGCCGCGTGCGCCTGGGCCCCGCGCCATGCCGCGCCGCTCGCTTCCTCTCCGCCGCTCTGCTGCCGGCCTGCACGCTCGGGGTGGCCGCACTTGGCCTGGCACGCTACCGCCTCATCGTGCACCCGCTGCGGCCAGGCTCGCGGCCGCCGCCTGTGCTCGTGCTCACCGCCGTGTGGGCCGCGGCGGGACTGCTGGGCGCGCTCTCCCTGCTCGGCACGCCGCccgcaccgccccctgctcctgCTCGCTGCTCGGTCCTGGCTGGGGGCCTCGGGCCCTTCCGGCCGCTCTGGGCCCTGCTGGCCTTCGCGCTGCCCGCCCTCCTGCTGCTCGGCGCCTACGGCGGCATCTTCGTGGTGGCGCGTCGCGCTGCCCTGAGGCCCCCACGGCCGGCGCGCGGGTCCCGACTCCACTCGGACTCTCTGGATAGCCGCCTTTCCATCTTGCCGCCGCTCCGGCCTCGCCTGCCCGGGGGCAAGGCGGCCCTGGCCCCAGCGCTGGCCGTGGGCCAATTTGCAGCCTGCTGGCTGCCTTATGGCTGCGCGTGCCTGGCGCCCGCAGCGCGGGCCGCGGAAGCCGAAGCGGCTGTCACCTGGGTCGCCTACTCGGCCTTCGCGGCTCACCCCTTCCTGTACGGGCTGCTGCAGCGCCCCGTGCGCTTGGCACTGGGCCGCCTCTCTCGCCGTGCACTGCCTGGACCTGTGCGGGCCTGCACTCCGCAAGCCTGGCACCCGCGGGCACTCTTGCAATGCCTCCAGAGACCCCCAGAGGGCCCTGCCGTAGGCCCTTCTGAGGCTCCAGAACAGACCCCCGAGTTGGCAGGAGGGCGGAGCCCCGCATACCAGGGGCCACCTGAGAGTTCTCTCTCCTGA
- the PCBP4 gene encoding poly(rC)-binding protein 4 isoform X1, with amino-acid sequence MEAGQVAARTHSQVAVAPASPDRMSGSDGGLEEEPELSITLTLRMLMHGKEVGSIIGKKGETVKRIREQSSARITISEGSCPERITTITGSTAAVFHAVSMIAFKLDEDLCAAPANGGNVSRPPVTLRLVIPASQCGSLIGKAGTKIKEIRETTGAQVQVAGDLLPNSTERAVTVSGVPDAIILCVRQICAVILESPPKGATIPYHPSLSLGTVLLSANQGFSVQGQYGAVTPAEVTKLQQLSSHAVPFATPSVVPGLDPGTQTSSQEFLVPNDLIGCVIGRQGSKISEIRQMSGAHIKIGNQAEGAGERHVTITGSPVSIALAQYLITACLETAKSTSGGTPSSAPADLPAPFSPPLTALPTAPPGLLGTPYAISLSNFIGLKPMPFLALPPASPGPPPGLAAYTAKMAAANGSKKAERQKFSPY; translated from the exons ATGGA AGCCGGCCAGGTTGCAGCGCGGACACACTCGCAGGTCGCTGTGGCCCCAGCCTCGCCTGACAGAATGAGCGGCTCGGACGGGGGACTGGAGGAGGAGCCAGAGCTCAGCATCACCCTCACGCTGCGGATGCTGATGCACGGGAAG GAAGTGGGCAGCATCATCGGGAAG AAGGGCGAGACTGTAAAGCGAATCCGGGAGCAG AGCAGTGCCCGGATCACCATCTCCGAGGGCTCCTGCCCTGAACGCATCACCACCATCACCGGGTCTACAGCAGCTGTCTTCCATGCAGTCTCCATGATTGCTTTCAAACTGGATGAG GACCTTTGTGCTGCTCCTGCAAATGGTGGAAATGTCTCCAGGCCTCCAGTGACCCTGCGCCTTGTCATCCCTGCCAGTCAGTGTGGCTCACTGATTGGGAAGGCTGGCACCAAGATCAAGGAGATCCGAGAG ACTACGGGTGCCCAGGTACAGGTGGCAGGGGACCTGCTCCCCAACTCCACAGAGCGAGCTGTTACGGTATCTGGGGTGCCTGATGCCATCATCCTGTGTGTGCGCCAGATCTGCGCTGTTATCCTGGAG TCCCCACCCAAAGGAGCCACTATCCCCTACCATCCGAGCCTCTCCCTAGGTACTGTTCTTCTCTCTGCCAACCAG GGCTTCTCTGTCCAGGGTCAGTATGGGGCTGTGACCCCAGCTGAG GTCACCAAGCTCCAGCAGCTCTCAAGCCATGCGGTCCCCTTTGCCACACCCAGCGTGGTGCCAG GACTGGATCCCGGCACACAGACCAGCTCACAGGAGTTCTTGGTTCCCAACGAT TTGATTGGCTGTGTGATCGGGCGCCAGGGCAGCAAGATCAGCGAGATCCGGCAGATGTCAGGGGCACATATCAAGATCGGGAACCAAGCAGAGGGCGCTGGGGAGCGGCATGTCACCATCACTGGCTCTCCGGTCTCCATCGCCCTGGCCCAGTACCTCATCACTGCCTG TCTAGAGACGGCCAAGTCTACCTCTGGGGGGACGCCCAGCTCGGCCCCCGCAGACCTGCCTGCCCCCTTCTCGCCACCCCTGACGGCCCTGCCCACAGCTCCCCCTGGCCTGCTGGGCACACCCTATGCCATCTCCCTCTCCAACTTCATCGGCCTCAAGCCCATGCCCTTCTTGGCTTTACCACCTGCTTCCCCAGGGCCGCCGCCGGGCTTGGCGGCCTACACTGCCAAGATGGCAGCAGCTAATGGGAGCAAGAAGGCTGAGCGGCAGAAATTCTCCCCCTACTGA
- the PCBP4 gene encoding poly(rC)-binding protein 4 isoform X3: MEAGQVAARTHSQVAVAPASPDRMSGSDGGLEEEPELSITLTLRMLMHGKEVGSIIGKKGETVKRIREQSSARITISEGSCPERITTITGSTAAVFHAVSMIAFKLDEDLCAAPANGGNVSRPPVTLRLVIPASQCGSLIGKAGTKIKEIRESPPKGATIPYHPSLSLGTVLLSANQGFSVQGQYGAVTPAEVTKLQQLSSHAVPFATPSVVPGLDPGTQTSSQEFLVPNDLIGCVIGRQGSKISEIRQMSGAHIKIGNQAEGAGERHVTITGSPVSIALAQYLITACLETAKSTSGGTPSSAPADLPAPFSPPLTALPTAPPGLLGTPYAISLSNFIGLKPMPFLALPPASPGPPPGLAAYTAKMAAANGSKKAERQKFSPY, from the exons ATGGA AGCCGGCCAGGTTGCAGCGCGGACACACTCGCAGGTCGCTGTGGCCCCAGCCTCGCCTGACAGAATGAGCGGCTCGGACGGGGGACTGGAGGAGGAGCCAGAGCTCAGCATCACCCTCACGCTGCGGATGCTGATGCACGGGAAG GAAGTGGGCAGCATCATCGGGAAG AAGGGCGAGACTGTAAAGCGAATCCGGGAGCAG AGCAGTGCCCGGATCACCATCTCCGAGGGCTCCTGCCCTGAACGCATCACCACCATCACCGGGTCTACAGCAGCTGTCTTCCATGCAGTCTCCATGATTGCTTTCAAACTGGATGAG GACCTTTGTGCTGCTCCTGCAAATGGTGGAAATGTCTCCAGGCCTCCAGTGACCCTGCGCCTTGTCATCCCTGCCAGTCAGTGTGGCTCACTGATTGGGAAGGCTGGCACCAAGATCAAGGAGATCCGAGAG TCCCCACCCAAAGGAGCCACTATCCCCTACCATCCGAGCCTCTCCCTAGGTACTGTTCTTCTCTCTGCCAACCAG GGCTTCTCTGTCCAGGGTCAGTATGGGGCTGTGACCCCAGCTGAG GTCACCAAGCTCCAGCAGCTCTCAAGCCATGCGGTCCCCTTTGCCACACCCAGCGTGGTGCCAG GACTGGATCCCGGCACACAGACCAGCTCACAGGAGTTCTTGGTTCCCAACGAT TTGATTGGCTGTGTGATCGGGCGCCAGGGCAGCAAGATCAGCGAGATCCGGCAGATGTCAGGGGCACATATCAAGATCGGGAACCAAGCAGAGGGCGCTGGGGAGCGGCATGTCACCATCACTGGCTCTCCGGTCTCCATCGCCCTGGCCCAGTACCTCATCACTGCCTG TCTAGAGACGGCCAAGTCTACCTCTGGGGGGACGCCCAGCTCGGCCCCCGCAGACCTGCCTGCCCCCTTCTCGCCACCCCTGACGGCCCTGCCCACAGCTCCCCCTGGCCTGCTGGGCACACCCTATGCCATCTCCCTCTCCAACTTCATCGGCCTCAAGCCCATGCCCTTCTTGGCTTTACCACCTGCTTCCCCAGGGCCGCCGCCGGGCTTGGCGGCCTACACTGCCAAGATGGCAGCAGCTAATGGGAGCAAGAAGGCTGAGCGGCAGAAATTCTCCCCCTACTGA
- the PCBP4 gene encoding poly(rC)-binding protein 4 isoform c (isoform c is encoded by transcript variant 5): MSGSDGGLEEEPELSITLTLRMLMHGKEVGSIIGKKGETVKRIREQSSARITISEGSCPERITTITGSTAAVFHAVSMIAFKLDEDLCAAPANGGNVSRPPVTLRLVIPASQCGSLIGKAGTKIKEIRETTGAQVQVAGDLLPNSTERAVTVSGVPDAIILCVRQICAVILESPPKGATIPYHPSLSLGTVLLSANQGFSVQGQYGAVTPAEVTKLQQLSSHAVPFATPSVVPGLDPGTQTSSQEFLVPNDLIGCVIGRQGSKISEIRQMSGAHIKIGNQAEGAGERHVTITGSPVSIALAQYLITACLETAKSTSGGTPSSAPADLPAPFSPPLTALPTAPPGLLGTPYAISLSNFIGLKPMPFLALPPASPGPPPGLAAYTAKMAAANGSKKAERQKFSPY, translated from the exons ATGAGCGGCTCGGACGGGGGACTGGAGGAGGAGCCAGAGCTCAGCATCACCCTCACGCTGCGGATGCTGATGCACGGGAAG GAAGTGGGCAGCATCATCGGGAAG AAGGGCGAGACTGTAAAGCGAATCCGGGAGCAG AGCAGTGCCCGGATCACCATCTCCGAGGGCTCCTGCCCTGAACGCATCACCACCATCACCGGGTCTACAGCAGCTGTCTTCCATGCAGTCTCCATGATTGCTTTCAAACTGGATGAG GACCTTTGTGCTGCTCCTGCAAATGGTGGAAATGTCTCCAGGCCTCCAGTGACCCTGCGCCTTGTCATCCCTGCCAGTCAGTGTGGCTCACTGATTGGGAAGGCTGGCACCAAGATCAAGGAGATCCGAGAG ACTACGGGTGCCCAGGTACAGGTGGCAGGGGACCTGCTCCCCAACTCCACAGAGCGAGCTGTTACGGTATCTGGGGTGCCTGATGCCATCATCCTGTGTGTGCGCCAGATCTGCGCTGTTATCCTGGAG TCCCCACCCAAAGGAGCCACTATCCCCTACCATCCGAGCCTCTCCCTAGGTACTGTTCTTCTCTCTGCCAACCAG GGCTTCTCTGTCCAGGGTCAGTATGGGGCTGTGACCCCAGCTGAG GTCACCAAGCTCCAGCAGCTCTCAAGCCATGCGGTCCCCTTTGCCACACCCAGCGTGGTGCCAG GACTGGATCCCGGCACACAGACCAGCTCACAGGAGTTCTTGGTTCCCAACGAT TTGATTGGCTGTGTGATCGGGCGCCAGGGCAGCAAGATCAGCGAGATCCGGCAGATGTCAGGGGCACATATCAAGATCGGGAACCAAGCAGAGGGCGCTGGGGAGCGGCATGTCACCATCACTGGCTCTCCGGTCTCCATCGCCCTGGCCCAGTACCTCATCACTGCCTG TCTAGAGACGGCCAAGTCTACCTCTGGGGGGACGCCCAGCTCGGCCCCCGCAGACCTGCCTGCCCCCTTCTCGCCACCCCTGACGGCCCTGCCCACAGCTCCCCCTGGCCTGCTGGGCACACCCTATGCCATCTCCCTCTCCAACTTCATCGGCCTCAAGCCCATGCCCTTCTTGGCTTTACCACCTGCTTCCCCAGGGCCGCCGCCGGGCTTGGCGGCCTACACTGCCAAGATGGCAGCAGCTAATGGGAGCAAGAAGGCTGAGCGGCAGAAATTCTCCCCCTACTGA
- the PCBP4 gene encoding poly(rC)-binding protein 4 isoform a (isoform a is encoded by transcript variant 1), translating to MSGSDGGLEEEPELSITLTLRMLMHGKEVGSIIGKKGETVKRIREQSSARITISEGSCPERITTITGSTAAVFHAVSMIAFKLDEDLCAAPANGGNVSRPPVTLRLVIPASQCGSLIGKAGTKIKEIRESPPKGATIPYHPSLSLGTVLLSANQGFSVQGQYGAVTPAEVTKLQQLSSHAVPFATPSVVPGLDPGTQTSSQEFLVPNDLIGCVIGRQGSKISEIRQMSGAHIKIGNQAEGAGERHVTITGSPVSIALAQYLITACLETAKSTSGGTPSSAPADLPAPFSPPLTALPTAPPGLLGTPYAISLSNFIGLKPMPFLALPPASPGPPPGLAAYTAKMAAANGSKKAERQKFSPY from the exons ATGAGCGGCTCGGACGGGGGACTGGAGGAGGAGCCAGAGCTCAGCATCACCCTCACGCTGCGGATGCTGATGCACGGGAAG GAAGTGGGCAGCATCATCGGGAAG AAGGGCGAGACTGTAAAGCGAATCCGGGAGCAG AGCAGTGCCCGGATCACCATCTCCGAGGGCTCCTGCCCTGAACGCATCACCACCATCACCGGGTCTACAGCAGCTGTCTTCCATGCAGTCTCCATGATTGCTTTCAAACTGGATGAG GACCTTTGTGCTGCTCCTGCAAATGGTGGAAATGTCTCCAGGCCTCCAGTGACCCTGCGCCTTGTCATCCCTGCCAGTCAGTGTGGCTCACTGATTGGGAAGGCTGGCACCAAGATCAAGGAGATCCGAGAG TCCCCACCCAAAGGAGCCACTATCCCCTACCATCCGAGCCTCTCCCTAGGTACTGTTCTTCTCTCTGCCAACCAG GGCTTCTCTGTCCAGGGTCAGTATGGGGCTGTGACCCCAGCTGAG GTCACCAAGCTCCAGCAGCTCTCAAGCCATGCGGTCCCCTTTGCCACACCCAGCGTGGTGCCAG GACTGGATCCCGGCACACAGACCAGCTCACAGGAGTTCTTGGTTCCCAACGAT TTGATTGGCTGTGTGATCGGGCGCCAGGGCAGCAAGATCAGCGAGATCCGGCAGATGTCAGGGGCACATATCAAGATCGGGAACCAAGCAGAGGGCGCTGGGGAGCGGCATGTCACCATCACTGGCTCTCCGGTCTCCATCGCCCTGGCCCAGTACCTCATCACTGCCTG TCTAGAGACGGCCAAGTCTACCTCTGGGGGGACGCCCAGCTCGGCCCCCGCAGACCTGCCTGCCCCCTTCTCGCCACCCCTGACGGCCCTGCCCACAGCTCCCCCTGGCCTGCTGGGCACACCCTATGCCATCTCCCTCTCCAACTTCATCGGCCTCAAGCCCATGCCCTTCTTGGCTTTACCACCTGCTTCCCCAGGGCCGCCGCCGGGCTTGGCGGCCTACACTGCCAAGATGGCAGCAGCTAATGGGAGCAAGAAGGCTGAGCGGCAGAAATTCTCCCCCTACTGA
- the PCBP4 gene encoding poly(rC)-binding protein 4 isoform d (isoform d is encoded by transcript variant 6): MSGSDGGLEEEPELSITLTLRMLMHGKEVGSIIGKKGETVKRIREQSSARITISEGSCPERITTITGSTAAVFHAVSMIAFKLDEDLCAAPANGGNVSRPPVTLRLVIPASQCGSLIGKAGTKIKEIRETTGAQVQVAGDLLPNSTERAVTVSGVPDAIILCVRQICAVILESPPKGATIPYHPSLSLGTVLLSANQGFSVQGQYGAVTPAEVTKLQQLSSHAVPFATPSVVPGLDPGTQTSSQEFLVPNDLIGCVIGRQGSKISEIRQMSGAHIKIGNQAEGAGERHVTITGSPVSIALAQYLITAWAAAGLGGLHCQDGSS, encoded by the exons ATGAGCGGCTCGGACGGGGGACTGGAGGAGGAGCCAGAGCTCAGCATCACCCTCACGCTGCGGATGCTGATGCACGGGAAG GAAGTGGGCAGCATCATCGGGAAG AAGGGCGAGACTGTAAAGCGAATCCGGGAGCAG AGCAGTGCCCGGATCACCATCTCCGAGGGCTCCTGCCCTGAACGCATCACCACCATCACCGGGTCTACAGCAGCTGTCTTCCATGCAGTCTCCATGATTGCTTTCAAACTGGATGAG GACCTTTGTGCTGCTCCTGCAAATGGTGGAAATGTCTCCAGGCCTCCAGTGACCCTGCGCCTTGTCATCCCTGCCAGTCAGTGTGGCTCACTGATTGGGAAGGCTGGCACCAAGATCAAGGAGATCCGAGAG ACTACGGGTGCCCAGGTACAGGTGGCAGGGGACCTGCTCCCCAACTCCACAGAGCGAGCTGTTACGGTATCTGGGGTGCCTGATGCCATCATCCTGTGTGTGCGCCAGATCTGCGCTGTTATCCTGGAG TCCCCACCCAAAGGAGCCACTATCCCCTACCATCCGAGCCTCTCCCTAGGTACTGTTCTTCTCTCTGCCAACCAG GGCTTCTCTGTCCAGGGTCAGTATGGGGCTGTGACCCCAGCTGAG GTCACCAAGCTCCAGCAGCTCTCAAGCCATGCGGTCCCCTTTGCCACACCCAGCGTGGTGCCAG GACTGGATCCCGGCACACAGACCAGCTCACAGGAGTTCTTGGTTCCCAACGAT TTGATTGGCTGTGTGATCGGGCGCCAGGGCAGCAAGATCAGCGAGATCCGGCAGATGTCAGGGGCACATATCAAGATCGGGAACCAAGCAGAGGGCGCTGGGGAGCGGCATGTCACCATCACTGGCTCTCCGGTCTCCATCGCCCTGGCCCAGTACCTCATCACTGCCTG GGCCGCCGCCGGGCTTGGCGGCCTACACTGCCAAGATGGCAGCAGCTAA
- the PCBP4 gene encoding poly(rC)-binding protein 4 isoform X4: MEAGQVAARTHSQVAVAPASPDRMSGSDGGLEEEPELSITLTLRMLMHGKEVGSIIGKKGETVKRIREQSSARITISEGSCPERITTITGSTAAVFHAVSMIAFKLDEDLCAAPANGGNVSRPPVTLRLVIPASQCGSLIGKAGTKIKEIRETTGAQVQVAGDLLPNSTERAVTVSGVPDAIILCVRQICAVILESPPKGATIPYHPSLSLGTVLLSANQGFSVQGQYGAVTPAEVTKLQQLSSHAVPFATPSVVPGLDPGTQTSSQEFLVPNDLIGCVIGRQGSKISEIRQMSGAHIKIGNQAEGAGERHVTITGSPVSIALAQYLITAWAAAGLGGLHCQDGSS; encoded by the exons ATGGA AGCCGGCCAGGTTGCAGCGCGGACACACTCGCAGGTCGCTGTGGCCCCAGCCTCGCCTGACAGAATGAGCGGCTCGGACGGGGGACTGGAGGAGGAGCCAGAGCTCAGCATCACCCTCACGCTGCGGATGCTGATGCACGGGAAG GAAGTGGGCAGCATCATCGGGAAG AAGGGCGAGACTGTAAAGCGAATCCGGGAGCAG AGCAGTGCCCGGATCACCATCTCCGAGGGCTCCTGCCCTGAACGCATCACCACCATCACCGGGTCTACAGCAGCTGTCTTCCATGCAGTCTCCATGATTGCTTTCAAACTGGATGAG GACCTTTGTGCTGCTCCTGCAAATGGTGGAAATGTCTCCAGGCCTCCAGTGACCCTGCGCCTTGTCATCCCTGCCAGTCAGTGTGGCTCACTGATTGGGAAGGCTGGCACCAAGATCAAGGAGATCCGAGAG ACTACGGGTGCCCAGGTACAGGTGGCAGGGGACCTGCTCCCCAACTCCACAGAGCGAGCTGTTACGGTATCTGGGGTGCCTGATGCCATCATCCTGTGTGTGCGCCAGATCTGCGCTGTTATCCTGGAG TCCCCACCCAAAGGAGCCACTATCCCCTACCATCCGAGCCTCTCCCTAGGTACTGTTCTTCTCTCTGCCAACCAG GGCTTCTCTGTCCAGGGTCAGTATGGGGCTGTGACCCCAGCTGAG GTCACCAAGCTCCAGCAGCTCTCAAGCCATGCGGTCCCCTTTGCCACACCCAGCGTGGTGCCAG GACTGGATCCCGGCACACAGACCAGCTCACAGGAGTTCTTGGTTCCCAACGAT TTGATTGGCTGTGTGATCGGGCGCCAGGGCAGCAAGATCAGCGAGATCCGGCAGATGTCAGGGGCACATATCAAGATCGGGAACCAAGCAGAGGGCGCTGGGGAGCGGCATGTCACCATCACTGGCTCTCCGGTCTCCATCGCCCTGGCCCAGTACCTCATCACTGCCTG GGCCGCCGCCGGGCTTGGCGGCCTACACTGCCAAGATGGCAGCAGCTAA
- the PCBP4 gene encoding poly(rC)-binding protein 4 isoform X5, with protein MEAGQVAARTHSQVAVAPASPDRMSGSDGGLEEEPELSITLTLRMLMHGKEVGSIIGKKGETVKRIREQSSARITISEGSCPERITTITGSTAAVFHAVSMIAFKLDEDLCAAPANGGNVSRPPVTLRLVIPASQCGSLIGKAGTKIKEIRESPPKGATIPYHPSLSLGTVLLSANQGFSVQGQYGAVTPAEVTKLQQLSSHAVPFATPSVVPGLDPGTQTSSQEFLVPNDLIGCVIGRQGSKISEIRQMSGAHIKIGNQAEGAGERHVTITGSPVSIALAQYLITAWAAAGLGGLHCQDGSS; from the exons ATGGA AGCCGGCCAGGTTGCAGCGCGGACACACTCGCAGGTCGCTGTGGCCCCAGCCTCGCCTGACAGAATGAGCGGCTCGGACGGGGGACTGGAGGAGGAGCCAGAGCTCAGCATCACCCTCACGCTGCGGATGCTGATGCACGGGAAG GAAGTGGGCAGCATCATCGGGAAG AAGGGCGAGACTGTAAAGCGAATCCGGGAGCAG AGCAGTGCCCGGATCACCATCTCCGAGGGCTCCTGCCCTGAACGCATCACCACCATCACCGGGTCTACAGCAGCTGTCTTCCATGCAGTCTCCATGATTGCTTTCAAACTGGATGAG GACCTTTGTGCTGCTCCTGCAAATGGTGGAAATGTCTCCAGGCCTCCAGTGACCCTGCGCCTTGTCATCCCTGCCAGTCAGTGTGGCTCACTGATTGGGAAGGCTGGCACCAAGATCAAGGAGATCCGAGAG TCCCCACCCAAAGGAGCCACTATCCCCTACCATCCGAGCCTCTCCCTAGGTACTGTTCTTCTCTCTGCCAACCAG GGCTTCTCTGTCCAGGGTCAGTATGGGGCTGTGACCCCAGCTGAG GTCACCAAGCTCCAGCAGCTCTCAAGCCATGCGGTCCCCTTTGCCACACCCAGCGTGGTGCCAG GACTGGATCCCGGCACACAGACCAGCTCACAGGAGTTCTTGGTTCCCAACGAT TTGATTGGCTGTGTGATCGGGCGCCAGGGCAGCAAGATCAGCGAGATCCGGCAGATGTCAGGGGCACATATCAAGATCGGGAACCAAGCAGAGGGCGCTGGGGAGCGGCATGTCACCATCACTGGCTCTCCGGTCTCCATCGCCCTGGCCCAGTACCTCATCACTGCCTG GGCCGCCGCCGGGCTTGGCGGCCTACACTGCCAAGATGGCAGCAGCTAA